The Castor canadensis chromosome 8, mCasCan1.hap1v2, whole genome shotgun sequence genome contains a region encoding:
- the Spic gene encoding transcription factor Spi-C isoform X1, with translation MQSPVEQDRLGQAFEDAFEVLRQHSTADLQYSPDYKNYWSFINQCPHIRGNSNCYGVLPAEEPVCNWRTVINSAADFYLEGNIHHSLQNIAESPLLPPAVLHQKGGKGRKKLRLFEYLYESLLNPEMTSCIQWVDKNKGIFQFVSKNKEKLAELWGKRKGNRKTMTYQKMARALRNYARTGEVIKIRRKLTYQFSEAILQRLALPPCLGKEVFYSQCVPPGQEYLSLNNWSANYNSHPYANYHELSHPGY, from the exons ATG CAGAGTCCTGTTGAACAAGACAGGCTGGGTCAAGCGTTTGAGGACGCCTTTGAGGTACTGAGGCAACATTCAACTGCAGACCTTCAGTACTCCCCAG ATTACAAAAATTACTGGTCTTTCATTAACCAGTGTCCTCACATCAGAGGAAATTCCAACTGCTATGGAGTCTTACCTGCAGAAGAGCCTGTCTGTAATTGGAGAACTGTAATA AACAGTGCTGCAGACTTTTATCTTGAAGGAAACATTCATCACTCTCTGCAGAACATAGCTGAAAGCCCGTTGTTACCACCTGCTGTTTTACAtcaaaagggaggaaaag GCCGGAAGAAGCTGCGACTGTTTGAATACCTTTACGAATCCCTGCTCAATCCTGAGATGACATCTTGCATCCAGTGGGTTGATAAAAACAAAGGCATCTTTCAGTTTGTgtcaaaaaacaaggaaaaacttGCTGAactttggggaaaaagaaaaggcaaccgGAAGACCATGACTTACCAGAAAATGGCCAGAGCCCTAAGGAATTATGCAAGGACCGGGGAAGTCATCAAGATCAGGAGGAAGCTCACCTACCAATTCAGTGAGGCCATCCTGCAAAGGCTGGCCCTGCCTCCCTGCCTCGGGAAGGAGGTCTTCTACTCACAGTGTGTGCCACCCGGCCAAGAATATCTCAGTTTGAATAATTGGAGTGCAAATTACAACAGCCATCCATATGCCAATTACCATGAGCTAAGCCACCCTGGTTATTAA
- the Spic gene encoding transcription factor Spi-C isoform X2: MSPVEQDRLGQAFEDAFEVLRQHSTADLQYSPDYKNYWSFINQCPHIRGNSNCYGVLPAEEPVCNWRTVINSAADFYLEGNIHHSLQNIAESPLLPPAVLHQKGGKGRKKLRLFEYLYESLLNPEMTSCIQWVDKNKGIFQFVSKNKEKLAELWGKRKGNRKTMTYQKMARALRNYARTGEVIKIRRKLTYQFSEAILQRLALPPCLGKEVFYSQCVPPGQEYLSLNNWSANYNSHPYANYHELSHPGY; the protein is encoded by the exons ATG AGTCCTGTTGAACAAGACAGGCTGGGTCAAGCGTTTGAGGACGCCTTTGAGGTACTGAGGCAACATTCAACTGCAGACCTTCAGTACTCCCCAG ATTACAAAAATTACTGGTCTTTCATTAACCAGTGTCCTCACATCAGAGGAAATTCCAACTGCTATGGAGTCTTACCTGCAGAAGAGCCTGTCTGTAATTGGAGAACTGTAATA AACAGTGCTGCAGACTTTTATCTTGAAGGAAACATTCATCACTCTCTGCAGAACATAGCTGAAAGCCCGTTGTTACCACCTGCTGTTTTACAtcaaaagggaggaaaag GCCGGAAGAAGCTGCGACTGTTTGAATACCTTTACGAATCCCTGCTCAATCCTGAGATGACATCTTGCATCCAGTGGGTTGATAAAAACAAAGGCATCTTTCAGTTTGTgtcaaaaaacaaggaaaaacttGCTGAactttggggaaaaagaaaaggcaaccgGAAGACCATGACTTACCAGAAAATGGCCAGAGCCCTAAGGAATTATGCAAGGACCGGGGAAGTCATCAAGATCAGGAGGAAGCTCACCTACCAATTCAGTGAGGCCATCCTGCAAAGGCTGGCCCTGCCTCCCTGCCTCGGGAAGGAGGTCTTCTACTCACAGTGTGTGCCACCCGGCCAAGAATATCTCAGTTTGAATAATTGGAGTGCAAATTACAACAGCCATCCATATGCCAATTACCATGAGCTAAGCCACCCTGGTTATTAA